From Candidatus Neomarinimicrobiota bacterium, the proteins below share one genomic window:
- the pepF gene encoding oligoendopeptidase F, with amino-acid sequence MKRKYEILMLLLFAVLLGFSCSQTDGDSSGALPERKDIAEEYTWNLNDLYSGLEAWEAEFQSVENSIPELKTYQGKLDHSGDIILECLKKRDELASRIDKLYVYAHLAMDSDTRNPEFQSRANRIASLEVRFHEMVSYIVPELQTIAGKTLERYIENTPGLDMYGHYFHDLNRSRSHILNPDQERLLAMTGDMARTPGRVHEMLTVTDIRFPKVKNEEGKWVELSPGRYYQMLYSEDPDVRRGAFEGMYGTYEKFQNVNAAAFDGMLKADIFYARARNFESTLHASLFSDNIPTDVYDNLIESVHNNLEPLRKYMELRKQVLGVDNLHLYDTSVPIVPEAGEKVPYEEARQKVLEALHPLGEDYLKLAKEGLYGRWIDVYETRGKTNGAYSWGTYDAPHPYILMNYNDTRDNMFTLAHELGHTIHSMLTNKNQPYIYSDYSLFVAEVASTMNEALLLDHLLKTTEDPNIRLALMDQWADNIVGTLYTQVLFAEFEKTIHEKAEAGIPITAETLNETYMAILKSYYGDSLVLDDLYKLTWGRIGHFYRSFYVYVYATSISASTYLSGKILDGNSQAVSDYLDMLKAGGSDYPINLLKNAGVDMSKPDAVNYTLQKFGEIVDEMSRAL; translated from the coding sequence ATGAAAAGAAAATATGAAATTTTAATGCTGTTGCTCTTCGCCGTTTTACTTGGATTTTCCTGCAGTCAAACAGACGGGGACAGCTCCGGTGCACTTCCTGAGCGGAAAGACATTGCTGAGGAATACACATGGAACCTGAACGATTTGTACTCCGGGCTGGAAGCCTGGGAAGCGGAATTCCAGTCTGTAGAGAATTCTATCCCCGAATTAAAAACTTACCAGGGTAAACTGGACCATTCAGGAGATATTATCCTTGAATGTTTGAAAAAACGGGATGAACTGGCAAGCCGTATTGACAAGCTCTATGTATATGCCCATCTGGCGATGGATTCGGATACACGGAATCCGGAATTTCAAAGCCGTGCAAACCGGATTGCCTCATTGGAAGTCCGTTTTCATGAAATGGTGTCGTACATCGTCCCTGAACTTCAGACAATTGCCGGAAAAACACTGGAACGTTACATAGAAAACACACCCGGACTTGATATGTACGGACATTATTTTCATGACCTGAACCGGAGTCGTTCCCATATACTGAATCCCGACCAGGAACGGCTTTTAGCCATGACCGGAGATATGGCCCGTACACCGGGACGGGTTCACGAAATGCTGACGGTGACTGACATCCGTTTTCCCAAAGTAAAAAATGAAGAGGGAAAATGGGTTGAACTCTCCCCGGGCCGTTATTATCAGATGTTGTATTCCGAAGATCCGGATGTCCGTCGTGGCGCATTCGAAGGAATGTACGGGACCTATGAGAAATTTCAGAATGTCAATGCCGCGGCTTTCGATGGGATGCTTAAAGCAGATATTTTTTATGCCCGGGCCCGGAATTTTGAAAGCACTCTCCATGCTTCCCTCTTTAGTGATAATATTCCAACAGATGTCTATGATAATCTGATTGAAAGTGTCCACAACAATCTGGAGCCTCTCCGGAAATATATGGAACTCCGGAAGCAGGTTTTAGGTGTAGATAATCTTCACCTGTATGATACAAGTGTCCCCATTGTACCTGAAGCAGGAGAAAAAGTCCCCTATGAAGAAGCCCGTCAAAAGGTCCTGGAAGCTCTCCATCCCCTTGGTGAGGATTATCTGAAACTGGCGAAGGAAGGCCTTTATGGTCGTTGGATTGATGTCTATGAGACCCGGGGGAAAACCAACGGGGCATACTCATGGGGAACGTATGATGCGCCTCATCCCTATATCCTGATGAATTACAACGATACCCGGGATAACATGTTCACCCTGGCCCATGAACTGGGACACACCATTCACAGTATGCTGACAAATAAAAACCAGCCCTATATCTATTCAGATTACAGTCTTTTTGTTGCGGAAGTGGCTTCTACCATGAACGAAGCCCTTCTTCTGGACCACTTATTGAAAACCACCGAAGATCCCAATATCCGTCTGGCCCTCATGGACCAGTGGGCGGACAATATTGTTGGAACTCTTTATACACAGGTCCTCTTTGCCGAATTTGAAAAAACCATCCATGAAAAGGCTGAAGCCGGCATTCCCATTACCGCTGAAACCCTTAATGAAACATACATGGCCATCCTGAAATCCTATTACGGGGATTCCCTGGTTCTGGATGACCTGTACAAACTGACCTGGGGTCGTATCGGCCATTTTTACCGGAGTTTTTATGTCTATGTGTATGCCACCAGCATCAGTGCTTCCACCTATCTCAGCGGGAAAATTCTCGATGGCAATTCACAGGCTGTCTCCGATTACCTGGATATGCTGAAGGCAGGCGGCTCTGACTATCCCATCAACCTGCTGAAAAATGCCGGTGTGGATATGTCCAAACCGGATGCTGTAAATTATACACTCCAAAAATTCGGTGAAATTGTAGATGAAATGAGCCGGGCTTTGTAA